The following DNA comes from Spirulina major PCC 6313.
GCAGTTTTTAGCCCTCACCGAGGAATTTCGCAAACGCTTAGCAATGCTCAAGCGTTTGGCCGAACCCAAGGGGAAAGGCCTGCGGATTAATGGTTTGGCGGCTTTAGCCCTTGATGGCATGGTGGACGATGTCGAGCAGCTCAAAGTCGATCAAGCCTGGAAGCAACATATTCAGCGCATCAAAACTGCGCAAAGCCTCGAACCCCAAGTACCACCGGATTTAAACGCCACCCTCCGGGACTATCAACTAGACGGGTTTACCTGGTTGGCACGGCTGGCGGCGTGGGGTGTGGGGGCCTGTCTGGCCGATGATATGGGCTTGGGGAAAACGCTGCAAGCGATCGCCGTCATCCTGACACGCTGCGAGGCGGGGCCCACCTTAGCGATCGCGCCCACCTCAGTCTGTATGAACTGGATTAGTGAAGTAGAAAAATTTGCCCCCCGGTTACGGGTGAAAGTCTTCGGCAGTGGCGATCGCCAACAGATGCTCGACAGCCTTGAACCCTGCGATCTTCTCGTGTGCAGTTATGGCTTACTCCAACAGGATGAAGTCGCTAAAATGCTCGCTCAGATTCAGTGGGCAACCATTGTCTTAGATGAAGCCCAAGCGATCAAAAATCAAGACACAAAACGTTCGCAAGCGGCGATGGCGTTGCAGGGAAACTTCAAGATCATCACCACCGGTACACCGATTGAAAATCACTTAGGTGAATTGTGGAACCTATTTCGCTTTATCAATCCTGGTTTATTAGGCTCCCTTGAGAGTTTTAATCAACGGTTTGCCTATCCCATTGAACGGGATCAAAATGAAGATGCACGCAATGCATTGCGGCGTTTAATTCAGCCATTTATTTTGCGACGCACCAAAGATAAAGTCCTCAAAGAATTGCCCTCCCGCACGGAAGTCACCTTACAAGTGGAACTCAGTACCGAGGAAATCGCATTTTATGAAGCCCTGCGCCGCGATGCGATCGATAAACTCACCGACAGTGATGCACCAGCGGGTCAAAAACATTTGCAAGTGTTGGCGGAAATTATGCGCTTGCGGCGGGCCTGTTGTCATCCCAAATTAGTACGACCCGAATTGGGGATACCCAGTGCCAAGCTCAAGCAGTTTGGCGAAACCTTAGCTGAATTGCTCGACAACGATCACAAGGTGCTGGTCTTTAGTCAATTTGTCGATCATCTCACCATTCTTCAGGACTATCTCGATCGCCAAAACATCGCCTATCAATATCTCGACGGCAGCACCCCCGCCAAGCAACGCAAACAGCGGGTCGATGCGTTTCAAGCAGGTGATGGTGATGTGTTTTTAATTAGCCTCAAAGCGGGGGGGACGGGTCTGAATTTAACGGCGGCTGATTTTGTGATCCACATGGACCCCTGGTGGAATCCGGCGGTGGAAGATCAAGCCAGCGATCGCGCCCACCGCATCGGGCAACAACGTCCGGTCACGATCTATCGCCTCGTCGCCCAAGGCACCATTGAAGACAAAATTGTCGCTCTCCACCAAACCAAGCGCGACTTGGCCGATAGTTTGCTGGCCGGTGCTGATTTCAGCGGCAAAATTTCCACCGATGAGTTGCTCTCCCTCATTCAACATTAGGATGGGGAGGATCACCCTTTCCTGTTGTATGGATTCTCGACTGTTTGCCGATCTTCCCCTCGTATTATCCCAAGGACTGTTATCGAGCTTGGGGATTGCGATCCAGGTTGACCATCGGGAACGCTGCCCCAAAACTGGCCCAGTTTTGGTGATCAGTAACCATCGCAGTTTGCTCGATGCGCCATTGATCATGGCGGCGATCGCCCGTCCGGTGCGGTTTGCCTGTCATCACTACATGAGCCACGTGCCCCTATTTAAAGACCTCGTGGCGGCCTACGGAGCCTTTCCCCTTGATGCCCCCCATACCAATCCTCCCCAGTTTCGTCAGCAAGCGATCGCCTTCCTCCAAGCGGGGCAAGTGGTGGGACTTTTTCCCGAAGGGGGCGAGCCGATGGTGACCCTCTCCTCACCCCAGGCCATACAAGGGTTTCATCGTGGTTTTGCCCATCTGGCCTATCAAGCTCCTGTCCCCTTGGCGGTGCTGCCGATCGCGATCGCCTCCCGGCGCGAAACCTGCAACCCCCGCTTTGCCCCCTTCTCAATCTTTCATTTTTTCGCCCCCGACGAACCCCTCTTTGATCGCCCCGGTTGGCATCCCTCGGTACAGTATCAGCAGGTCAAAATTACCGTTGGCCGCCCCCTTTGGATCACCCCCGAAACCCGCCAACAGTACCACGGTCGCGCCGGAGTCCGCCTCGCGAAAACCCTCACCCGCACCTGTCATGCAGAAATCGCCCAACTGTTGCATGATAGTTATGCGTGACCCTGCCCCGTTGTTGATCCTGAACCCATGCCCCTTTCCGAGACTCTCCAGCTTCTACGCCCCCTTCCCCCCCAACCCGATGCCCCCCTATTAATCATCCTGCCGGGCATGGACGGCACGGGATCGCTCTACAAAAGTCAACTGGCCGGATTGCGTCCTTATTTTGAGCCTTATTGTCTGCGGATTGACGCAGAGGATCGCACCCCTTGGCCGGATTTAGCAGCGGTGGTGACGGCTCAAGTTGAGACATTGCGGGCGGGGCGACCGGTGTATCTTTGCGGGGAGTCGTTTGGGGCCTGTTTGGGGTTGCAGATGGTGGTGCAGCATCCCAATTGTTGCGATCGCCTCATTCTGATTAATGCAGCAACGGCGTTTCAATCCCCCCTGGGCACGTCTTGGGCCATGGAACTGTTGCGCCATTTCCCGACGGCGCTTTACCATGGGGCAACTCTAGGGCTGTTGCCGTTTCTGATTACAGAGCATCGTGTGCCGGACTATAACCGTCATGATTTGATCGCGGCAATGCAGGCGGCAACCCCCGGCGGGGCAGCGTGGCGGGTGACGTTGCTCAGTGAGTTTGACCTGAGCGCAGCAGAACTCCAACGCATTCCAACCCCCACCTTGGCCATTGGGGCGGGGCGCGATCGCCTCCTTCCCTCCGCCCAAGAAGCCCAACGCCTCGCCACCCTCATCCCCCAGTC
Coding sequences within:
- a CDS encoding alpha/beta fold hydrolase; translation: MPLSETLQLLRPLPPQPDAPLLIILPGMDGTGSLYKSQLAGLRPYFEPYCLRIDAEDRTPWPDLAAVVTAQVETLRAGRPVYLCGESFGACLGLQMVVQHPNCCDRLILINAATAFQSPLGTSWAMELLRHFPTALYHGATLGLLPFLITEHRVPDYNRHDLIAAMQAATPGGAAWRVTLLSEFDLSAAELQRIPTPTLAIGAGRDRLLPSAQEAQRLATLIPQSQAHILPDSGHTCLLEPTVQLVDILAACQFLPDQTPVLATASTMTPLK
- a CDS encoding lysophospholipid acyltransferase family protein, with translation MDSRLFADLPLVLSQGLLSSLGIAIQVDHRERCPKTGPVLVISNHRSLLDAPLIMAAIARPVRFACHHYMSHVPLFKDLVAAYGAFPLDAPHTNPPQFRQQAIAFLQAGQVVGLFPEGGEPMVTLSSPQAIQGFHRGFAHLAYQAPVPLAVLPIAIASRRETCNPRFAPFSIFHFFAPDEPLFDRPGWHPSVQYQQVKITVGRPLWITPETRQQYHGRAGVRLAKTLTRTCHAEIAQLLHDSYA